The Cyanobacteriota bacterium DNA segment CTAGTACGGTTGGAAGACACTAGTGATTTAGAAGATGCTATCAATCAGGAAGTTGCCCGTAGTCTGCCGGGGGCATGGTTGTTGATTCCCTTAGTGGTGAATGGGTCTATCTGGGGCAGCTTCACCATCACCACCCCTGAGCATCCCTTTTATTGGCAAGACGAGCAGGTTACCTTGGCCCAAGCAGTTGCTGAACAGCTAGAGGTTGCTATTCACCAAGCTAATCTCTACAAACAGCTACAACTAGAACTAGCCGAGCGGCAACAAGTTGAGACGGCCCTGCGAGAAAGTGAGGCTCGGTTTCAAAATATGGCAGCCAATGTACCAGGGGTCATTCTCCGTTATATCTTGCATCCAGACGGTACTGATGGGGTGTTATACATGAGTGCAGGCTGTGCTCGACTCTGGGAAGTGGAGGCGCAGGCAGTCGTCGAGGATGCCTCAATTCTATGGGGGATGGTGCATCCAGAGGACTTACCAATTGTACGAGCATCAGTGATAGCATCAGCACAAACGTTACAACCTTGGTTCCAATTATGCCGAATCACTACCCCGTCGGGGCGAGAAAAATGGCTAGAAGCGGCAGGCAGGCCGACAAGGCAAGCTAACGGGGACATTATCTGGGATACGTTGATTTTGGATGTGACTGCTCGCATTCAAGCAGAGGCGGCTCGACGTGAGAGTGAAGCTCGCTATCGGTTACTAGCAGAGAATACTAATGACCTAGTGTGCTTGCATAATGTTGATGGGCGGTATCTGTACATTAGTCCTTCCTGTGAGACATTGCTAGGCTATCACTATGACGAAATGCTGGGGCAAGATCCCTACACTTTTTGTCATCCAGACGATCGCGATCGCGTTCGCCAAGAAGCTCATCGTGCAGCGATGGAGGGTAAATCTGTGCGCATTACCTACCGAATGCTCCATAAAGCTGGGCATTACCTCTGGTTCGAAACATTGACCAAACCCATTGCGGATGCGTCAGGGCAGGTAGTGCAAATTCAAACCACATCGCGAGACGTAACGGAGCGGGTGTTGGCTCAACAGCAACTAGAATACGATGCCTACCACGATGCCTTGACGGGCTTACCAAATCGGCAGTTGATGATGGAGCGACTAACCCTAGCGGTGAATCGTGCCCAGCAATCGCCAGACTATCACTTTGCGGTGTTGTTCCTTGACCTAGATCGCTTCAAGGTGATCAACGATAGCCTTGGCCATCTAGCCGGAGACCAACTGCTAGTAGCCATCGCCCAGCGATTGCAAGCCGTCTTGCACAAAACTGACCTAGTTGCTCGGCTAGGGGGTGACGAGTTCGTGATTTTGTTGGATGACATTCACTCTGTGCAAGAAGCTATACGTGTTACAGAACGATTGTTTACAGTGCTACAAACCCCCTTTGAACTTCAGGGACGCGAAGTCTACACCTCTTGCAGCATTGGCATCGTCTTTGGGACGAGTAACTATACTCAAGCCTCAGAACTGCTGCGGGATGCTGATATTGCCATGTATCAAGCAAAGGGCAAAAGTAGGGCACGATATGAAATTTTCAACACCGAGATGCATATCCAAGCCCTGAACCGGCTGCATCTAGAAAACGACTTGCGGCGAGCGATCGACTGTCAGGAATTTGTACTGTACTACCAGCCCATCGTCGCTCTCAACACTGGGACGATCGTGGGCTTGGAAGCCCTAATTCGGTGGCAGCATCCTATCCAAGGGCTAAAAAGGCCCAGCACATTTATCTCAGTAGCGGAAGACATGGGATTCATTACCCAGTTGGACTATTGGGTGCTGCAAACAGCTTGTCACCAACTGGCAACGTGGCAAGCTCGGTCTCCGCACCTATCCAGGCTGAAAATTAGCGTAAATCTCTGTGCCCAAGATCTGAACCATAGTGATCTATTGAGCGAAATTGATCGGGCTTTGGCTACCACGGGCATTGATAGTCAATGCCTCACTCTAGAGATTACCGAGAGCATGTTGATCAACGATGTGGAGGTAACGATCGACCGATTGCATCAACTCAAGGCACGAGGTGTGCAGATTAGTATCGATGATTTTGGCACAGGTTACTCATCCCTGAGCTATCTCCATCAGTTACCTATCAATAGCCTCAAAGTCGATCGCTCCTTCGTGCAGCAAATCGAGTCTGGGCAGCGTAACCGCCAATTGGTAGAAACGATCGCCGCCCTAAGTCAGCAGTTGGAATTGGAAATGATCGCCGAAGGCATTGAAACCCAGCAACAATTCGATCGCCTACAACAGCTTGGTTATCAATATGGGCAAGGCTATTGGTTTTCCCGACCCTTGGCTGAAGCAGAAGCCACAACCCTGTTACTACGGGGATAATCTACTTGCTCTTCATCGCCTACTACTCCCTTGCTGATCGCTTCAGCAATCCAACGTATGCTCCAATTCCCAGGTTGAAATGTGAGAGCTGTATTCATGCCATTCCTGATGCTTAAGCTTCAAGTAAGATGCTACGAAAGTATCTCCCATAGCTTGGGTAAGAATCTTGTCTGCCTCTAAGCAGCGGAGTGCGTCCAATAGATTAGCAGGCAGTTGTTTAACTGTACCTACGGGTAATGGATCTGTGTAAGAGTTATTGTCCGATCGCTGCCCAGGATCTCGCTTATTCACAATGCCATCTAGCCCTGCTGCAATCAGCGCCGCAGGCAATAGGTATGGGTTAGCAGAGCCATCCGCTAGGCGCAACTCAAACCGACCAGCATCTGGAATGCGAATCATATGGGTGCGGTTGTTGCCACTGTAGGAGATGGTATTGGGTGACCATGTAGCCCCAGACATAGTGACTGGGGCATTGATGCGCTTGTAAGAGTTAACCGTGGGATTGGTAAAGGCACAAAGCGCTTCTGCAGATTGCAACACACCAGCGATAAATTGGTATGCCAAGGTGGAGAGACCCAGTTCCCCTTGAGCATCGTAGAACAGGTTGGTTGCACCTGCTGTATCCCAAACCGAGAGGTGAGTATGGCAACCATTCCCTGTCAAATGGGCAAAGGGCTTGGGCATAAAGGAGGCGCGGAAGCCGTGCTTTTCAGCGATCGTCTTCACCATGTACTTGAAGAAGGCGTGACGATCAGCAGTAACTAGTGCATCTGCGTAGGTCCAGTTCATCTCAAACTGGCCATTGGCATCTTCATGGTCATTTTGGTAAGGCCCCCACCCCAGGACTAACATGCTGTCACAAATTTCTCGAATCACCTCATAACGACGCATTAACGCCTGTTGGTCATAGCAGGGCTTGCTCTGACGATCGCGGCCATCGGAAATGTCATCCCCCGTTGCTGATAGCAGAAAATACTCGCACTCCACACCAGTTTTGACGCGGTATCCTAAATCTTCAGCCTGCTTGAGCACGCGCTTCAGCACCAATCGCGGCGTTTGTTCAATCGCTCGTCCATCAATCCAATACAAATCCGCTGGCATCCAAGCTAGCTCCGGTTGCCAGGGCAACTGTATCAATTGCTCTGGATCTGGAATCGCCAAAATATCTGGATCTGCTGGGGTCATATCTAACCAAGCCGCAAACCCTGCAAACCCAGCGCCATTTGCCGCCATGGTATCAATGCAGTCGGCGGGCACTAACTTGGCCCGTTGGACACCAAACAAATCAGTAAAGGAAATCAAAAAGTATCGGATGTTGCGATCGCGGGCAAGGCTAGAGAGAGATACAGTCATAAGCGCGTAGATAGGAGAGATCAGGGGGCTGTTATTAATCGTTATTGAGCTAGGAGGTCATAAATAGCTGATCGAATAAATGCTTCATCGTCTGGATGCTGGTAAGGATTACCTGCCCGATGTCCCCAAATAGAAGGAATAGGGCGACAATCAGCATTTGGGATGAGAGCAGCTTCTTCAGCACAATCCTCCAGTGTAAAGTATAGGTCAGTTGTAGCAGGCATTACTAAAGTTTGAGCTTGTATGGCGGCAAGGGCAGCTACATAGTCACCTTGGTAGATGGGGTTGTTACTCACATCACAATGCAGCCATGTGTCAATCATCGCCAGCAGGTCGTGGGGGTCTCGTCTGCGATAATTTGCTTCCCACCCACGCATGAGATAGTCCTCTAGAGACTTATAACCCAACGAGTAGTATAGTCCCTGGCGGTAGAATGCTTGGGAGGCTGCCCAACTAGCATAAATGTGGGCAAACGCTCGATAGCCACGATCGGGCACCCCCTCAAATCTTGTCCCTGTCCAGGCAGGGTCAGCCGTTAGTGCCGAGCGCAGGCTATAGAGAAAGACCTTATTGTGGTCAGTAGTGCGAGCTGTGCCACAGAGAGCCGCAATACGCTCGACCCGATCAGGATATAACACTCCCCAGTGATAGGCTTGCTGTGCTCCCATTGACCAGCCATAAACCAGCGCCAACTGCTCAATGCCAAACACTTCCCGCAGCAAGATAGCTTGTGCTGTCACATTATCCACATGGGTAAACCAAAATCCCTGCTCACTC contains these protein-coding regions:
- a CDS encoding EAL domain-containing protein is translated as MNRQPPLNLDQIPSEDWEHTPDSIKYLVEDLLAQTMLPSQDQQLRQFLDASPIGIAVHYHTGQIIYINDAGRVLLGIDRSVELRANLLSEIFQVYREGTDIPYPLEELPSSRALTGEAVWADDLEVRTPQRVLSLEVWASPIVNDEGQVTYAVVVFQDISDRKQREMEQRIISTTLAENKRHRRHVIEVQTDLILQSLPDTTIIFANDAVCNALQRPHQQVLGLKWSDFVPPEDLVILRAKVADLTPEQPTFESINRNYRASGQTSWTQWVNLGIFDDQRQLVKIQSVGRDITALQAQILREQALNRVFQAIRNSLDLETIFTTAVRETAQLLDKLDCFVVQYLPAQGVWKPVAQFCHDGRPSMRGMEIPDAGNPFADRLKQLQLVRLEDTSDLEDAINQEVARSLPGAWLLIPLVVNGSIWGSFTITTPEHPFYWQDEQVTLAQAVAEQLEVAIHQANLYKQLQLELAERQQVETALRESEARFQNMAANVPGVILRYILHPDGTDGVLYMSAGCARLWEVEAQAVVEDASILWGMVHPEDLPIVRASVIASAQTLQPWFQLCRITTPSGREKWLEAAGRPTRQANGDIIWDTLILDVTARIQAEAARRESEARYRLLAENTNDLVCLHNVDGRYLYISPSCETLLGYHYDEMLGQDPYTFCHPDDRDRVRQEAHRAAMEGKSVRITYRMLHKAGHYLWFETLTKPIADASGQVVQIQTTSRDVTERVLAQQQLEYDAYHDALTGLPNRQLMMERLTLAVNRAQQSPDYHFAVLFLDLDRFKVINDSLGHLAGDQLLVAIAQRLQAVLHKTDLVARLGGDEFVILLDDIHSVQEAIRVTERLFTVLQTPFELQGREVYTSCSIGIVFGTSNYTQASELLRDADIAMYQAKGKSRARYEIFNTEMHIQALNRLHLENDLRRAIDCQEFVLYYQPIVALNTGTIVGLEALIRWQHPIQGLKRPSTFISVAEDMGFITQLDYWVLQTACHQLATWQARSPHLSRLKISVNLCAQDLNHSDLLSEIDRALATTGIDSQCLTLEITESMLINDVEVTIDRLHQLKARGVQISIDDFGTGYSSLSYLHQLPINSLKVDRSFVQQIESGQRNRQLVETIAALSQQLELEMIAEGIETQQQFDRLQQLGYQYGQGYWFSRPLAEAEATTLLLRG
- the glnT gene encoding type III glutamate--ammonia ligase codes for the protein MTVSLSSLARDRNIRYFLISFTDLFGVQRAKLVPADCIDTMAANGAGFAGFAAWLDMTPADPDILAIPDPEQLIQLPWQPELAWMPADLYWIDGRAIEQTPRLVLKRVLKQAEDLGYRVKTGVECEYFLLSATGDDISDGRDRQSKPCYDQQALMRRYEVIREICDSMLVLGWGPYQNDHEDANGQFEMNWTYADALVTADRHAFFKYMVKTIAEKHGFRASFMPKPFAHLTGNGCHTHLSVWDTAGATNLFYDAQGELGLSTLAYQFIAGVLQSAEALCAFTNPTVNSYKRINAPVTMSGATWSPNTISYSGNNRTHMIRIPDAGRFELRLADGSANPYLLPAALIAAGLDGIVNKRDPGQRSDNNSYTDPLPVGTVKQLPANLLDALRCLEADKILTQAMGDTFVASYLKLKHQEWHEYSSHISTWELEHTLDC
- a CDS encoding alpha/beta fold hydrolase — protein: MSQPASYFTLTNWSLQCGAVLPEAIIVYQTYGELAPDRRNVILYPTSYGAQHTDIEWLIRPDGILDPTRWFIVIPNMFGNGLSSSPSNCPDCGLSEQGFWFTHVDNVTAQAILLREVFGIEQLALVYGWSMGAQQAYHWGVLYPDRVERIAALCGTARTTDHNKVFLYSLRSALTADPAWTGTRFEGVPDRGYRAFAHIYASWAASQAFYRQGLYYSLGYKSLEDYLMRGWEANYRRRDPHDLLAMIDTWLHCDVSNNPIYQGDYVAALAAIQAQTLVMPATTDLYFTLEDCAEEAALIPNADCRPIPSIWGHRAGNPYQHPDDEAFIRSAIYDLLAQ